Proteins from one Nicotiana tabacum cultivar K326 chromosome 23, ASM71507v2, whole genome shotgun sequence genomic window:
- the LOC107759384 gene encoding uncharacterized protein LOC107759384 — translation MQKGLVSAAEEVFPAYDHRMCARHILSNWSKKWRGIERRKKFWSCVRATFEAELKTKVAELNTLGHNIVEDIISYNKERWCKVYFQEFFKCDSVDNNMSESFNAWILGARHKTIVSMLEEIRVKVMIKIPKMRAFAENWVDAISPMAMKIFNINVEKSMKCKIHWNGDSGFEIKEGKTNFIVHLKRGYCSCRSWQLKGITCAHAITTMHNRRIDASESIATWYRKETYLRVYSNFIQHVPNMIIWLVTSNPKIEPPAVQKCLVGQREIEERRNEKLKTLVSYPKWE, via the exons ATGCAAAAG GGCTTGGTTAGTGCCGCCGAAGAAGTATTCCCAGCTTATGATCACAGAATGTGTGCAAGACATATTCTATCAAATTGGTCAAAGAAGTGGAGGGGGATTGAGAGAAGAAAGAAGTTCTGGAGTTGTGTTAGAGCAACATTTGAGGCCGAGCTTAAAACAAAGGTAGCTGAGTTAAATACATTGGGTCACAATATTGTTGAAGATATTATTTCATACAATAAAGAAAGATGGTGCAAAGTCTACTTCCAAGAATTCTTTAAATGTGACAGTGTGGATAATAATATGTCAGAAAGTTTCAATGCTTGGATATTGGGAGCTAGACACAAGACAATTGTGTCAATGCTAGAAGAAATTAGAGTCAAGGTCATGATTAAAATACCTAAGATGAGGGCATTTGCTGAAAATTGGGTGGACGCGATATCTCCAATGGCAATGAAGATATTCAACATTAATGTGGAGAAGTCAATGAAGTGTAAGATTCATTGGAATGGAGACAGTGGCTTTGAGATTAAGGAAGGTAAAACTAATTTTATTGTTCACCTGAAAAGAGGATACTGTAGCTGCAGGTCATGGCAACTGAAAGGCATTACATGTGCACATGCCATAACAACAATGCACAACAGGAGGATTGATGCATCTGAGTCAATTGCAACATGGTATAGAAAGGAGACCTATCTGCGGGTTTATTCAAACTTTATACAACATGTCCCCAATATGATAATATGGCTAGTTACCTCAAATCCAAAGATTGAGCCACCTGCAGTTCAAAAATGTCTGGTAGGCcaaagagaaatagaagaaaggaGGAATGAGAAGTTAAAAACGCTGGTAAGTTATCCAAAATGGGAATAG